The sequence below is a genomic window from Lolium perenne isolate Kyuss_39 chromosome 4, Kyuss_2.0, whole genome shotgun sequence.
CCAAATCTGCTTTTAGCAAAGTGCCAACCACTACACCGGCCGCTTCTAGGAATCCAAACGCTAGGATTTTGCATCCCGTAGCCTGTTTGGAGGGGATGGGACCTACAAATCGCACCCATACCTTATGCAAAAAAATTCTCATATATGCACATGCAGTACATGCAGAGGTGTACAACTGCAATATCAGCACCACAGTCTACGTCGACAACCTGCTGCGATAATGATACCTGCTACCTTCGTCTACTCACGCCACTTCATCAATACTAaaggcatctccagcggcccgacgcatttgAGACGCTTAAGGTGACCGCACGCATTCGTTTGCATTGCGCCACAGACGCGAAGTTGGCATGGGCCTCTAACCGTTTGCGTTTGGGGTGCCCCAGCAACACGACGCATTTCACTCTTTCAATTTTTTCATTtataaataaaaatataaaaatataaaaagAGCATGGCCTGCTAAAAACCTAACCCTAGCCTACTCCTCGCCATCGCTTGGCACCTGTATCAAGTCGTCGATGTCCGGGATCGCCAACGGCCAGTTGGAAGCCGGTAGAGAAAAAATGCCAGTGCGGCCagtggtggaggtggagcggcCGTTGGTGCCCACGAGGGTAGAGGCAGCGGAGGAGGCGGCACCGAATCTTGCAACGCCAGGTTGAAGGACTCTTCCTCCGACAGGCCTGCCGGCATAAGCTCGACGGCATATCGGGGAATCGGCGGTGGCGGCTCCGGCATCTTTGATATAAGGATGTCTGGCCTCGTCGCCTCGTCCTCGATCAGCTCCTCCGGAAGCTCGGTTTGTCTGCCCTCTAGCTGTGCCATCCGGATCACGTGGAAGACGCTGGCGACGAAGTCGTCGTaggcgatggagatggcgcaGTTCGTGGTCGCCGCTTCAACTCCCGTTGCGGCAGCCGTGGTGGCGGGCCGAAGTTCAAGTCCTTGTCGCCGAGGAACCCCGCCTTCCGCCGCTTGTCAAGCACCATGTGCCGGTGGCGGTAGTTGTCCCATAAAGGGGGTTGACGGCGAAGTCAGGGTCGCGGCGGAGGTCCGGCGAGAGAATGGCGCGCCTGCGCTAGCTGGATCTCCGCATCCCGCTCCGGGCCGGAATGTGTCACCAGCGGATGGGCATCCGTGCCTTGCTGAGACGCCACCCGCCCGACAAATGATATATCTACAATTTGTACACTAAGAAATCCATGTCCAATAGTAAACAGCAAATGATATATCCGGGGGAGTCCTAGTGAGATACTGCAGACCACCACAACACTCATATAATTAACACTCATATAATTAGTTGCATCAGCATCACCAAGTGGACAACTATCATCACTGAATAACTTGACTGTAGCCGTGATTGGTGTAAGAGCAGTTTTGCACTTGAGCACCCTAGCTCGTCTGAGGAGATCATTGGCATATTTGCGATGTGTAAGAGTAAGACCTGAAGACGAGCGAGCAACCTCCAGGTCCCCCACCcggaggttttttttttttttttgagagttcAATGGCTTTTATTACTCAGCAATGTTTAAAGGAATACAAAGATCGCCAGGGGGTTGAAGGAACCAAGCCTGACGTCCAAGACTACTAGCTACTGCACTACGAGCCATCAAATGTGCTTCAGTATTTGAACGACGATTCTCATGCTTGAAGGCCGCATGAGTGAAGTTTCTCGCCGTCAGTTTTATTTCTTCAATGATCATACCGTATGTTCCACTGAAGGGCTGCTCCATACTCTTAACCACGCTGAGACAGTCAGTTGCCACGACAAGCTTCTGCAGGTTTAAGTCTGCTGCTAGGGCCAGCGCCTCCCGACACGCGAGCGCCTCCATGATAGTTGGATCAGAGATTCCATCCACAGTCAATGTCGTCGCCCCAAGGAAGATCCCTTCCGCTGAACGACACACTGCACCAACTGCACCACCAGAACCTGTTCTGGAGATCGCACGTTGATCTTCTCATACCCCGGTGGTGGGGGAATCCACTTCGGGTGACTAGTAGGCACACCCTTTTCCTTCGTCCGCACAGCTCCAGAGATCGACAGATCCCGTAAATAGCTTTCAATGAAGGCAAATGTGGAGAGCGGACTCTGGAATTCGTCATCAAAAATGACTTTCCTTTTTGCATGCCAAATCGCCCAGAGGGTAACCGAGATCCTCGCAAAATCCTCCTTCGATAGGGACTCCATCATCAAGAAAATCCATTGCTTAGCCGAGGGTTCTTCCGATCGGCACATATGTTCAGTCACAGATTCATCCATAAGCGCCCAGACACACCGTGCCATTGTGCAGCTCAGAAGTGAATGCCTCCATGAATCTGCTTCTCCACAGATGGAGCAGGCGTTTGTATCAGCCATATGGCGGTGGTGGCGCACATCCCCCGTTGGCAACGATTGATGAGCAAGGCGCCAGAGGAAAATTCGCAGCTTGGATGGAACCTGTATTTTCCATAACTGTTGCCAGAGTTTGCCTTCCTTGGCTGAATTAGACACAGCTGGTCTACTCTCCAGCCaatcttctcttctcttcttcgTTTGCACTAACATGCGATAAACTGAGCGGACTGACAGAACCCCAGTCTTCTCATAATGCCATGACCAACAATCGGCCAACCTCCTTGTGCTAAGCGGTATAGCCCGAATAATATCACAATCCATTGGTAAGAAGTACTCCTCAAGAAGATCCCTTCTCCATGTTGCCGATGATGCGTCAATAAACGAAGACACAAGCATAGGTGGATCGCCCTTCAGACACGCCAAAGGACGAAGCATGAAATCACGCGGGAGCCAATTATCATTCCATGCATTAGTTGTTTCCCCCGTGCCTATCCTTTTGATTAGCCCCTGAGCCATCACATCCCTTCCCTCCACTATCGCTCTCCAAATCTGAGAGGGGGATGAGCCCAGTGTTGCTTCAAGGAAATTTGTCGCAGGAAAGTACACCGCCTTGAGAACCCTTGAACTGAGCGTGTCCGGGTTCTGCAAGATTCTCCAGGCTTGCTTTGCTAGCATCGCTAGATTAAACAGCTCGATGTCACGGAAGCCCAGCCCACCAGCAAACTTAGGTGTACACATCGTCTCCCAGGAGACCCAAGTTGTCTTCCTCTTCCCGTCCTTGCTGCCCCACCAAAAACCTCGCAGCATGGCATTAATCGATTGACAGAGGCCTCTCGGTAATCTGAAACAAGACATCGAGAAAGTTGGAATAGCCTGCGCCACTGATTTAATAAGGACATCCTTACCCCCTGATGCAAGGAGTTTCTCCAACCATCCTTGAACATGTTTCCAAACCCGATCCTTGATATGTTTAAATGCCCCATTCTTGGACTTGCCAATATCCGACGGCATTTTGAGATACTTCTCGTTCAGGGTCTCATTAGGTACCTGAAGCGTCACCTTGATGATCTGTCTCAGGTTCTCTGGGCAGCCCTTACTGAAGAAAACTGAGGACTTGTCCAAATTCACTCTCTGACCTGATGCATTACAGTACTTGTCAAGCAGATCAGAAACTTCTCTCGCTCCCTCTTCACACGCTTTTACAAAGAGCAGGCTATCATCAGCGAACAGGAGGTGGTTTACCGCAGGAGCTGTGGTGGCCACCTTAATGCCCTGTAGGGAAGCTGACTGACGACTTTTTTTAAGGAGGCCAGAGAGGCCCTCTGCTGCTAGCAAAAACAAGTAAGGGGATATGGGGTCACCCTGGCGCAAACCTCTCGTTGGCCGAAATTCATCCAAAGGCGTACCGTTGAACAGAACTGAGAACGAGACTGAACTGACAAGCTTCATAATCAGATCCACCCAACGTATGTGAAAACCCATGCGTAGCATAATGGCCCTGAGGTAGGGCCACTCGACACGGTCATATGCCTTCCGCATATCCAACTTGAGGGCACAATGTTGATTTCTCTTTGCCCCGTTCCTCTTCATAAAGTGAAGACATTCATAAGCAGTAATTATATTATCCGTGATTTGTCTCCCAGGAACAAATGCGGACTGCTCCTCGGATATAATCTCTGGTAAAATGACTTTTAGCCTATTTGCCAGAACTTTTGATGCAATTTTGTAGATGACATTGCATAAGCTAATTGGGCGGAACTGCCCAAGCTCTGTTGGACTTGCCACTTTAGGGATCAATACCACGAAAGTTTTATTTATCCCATCAGGAGTGTCTTCTCCTCGGAGAATCCTCAGAACTACGTTTGTAACTTCTACACCACACAGATCCCAGTGTTTTTGGAAGAAGTGTGCGGGAAACCCATCCGGACCTGGGGCCTTCATAGGGTACATCTGAAAGAGTGCGGTCTTCACCTCCGCCTCTCCAAAAGGGGCAATTAGCTTCTCATTCATTTCTCTTGTCACTGACACCTCCACCGAGTCCAGTACTTCATCCATGCCAGAGGTTCCTTCGGTGGCATACAGGACACGATAGAAATCTCGGGTCAGCAGACACATCTCATCATGGTCCTCCGTAACTGAACCATCTGTTCGTGTAAGCTGCTCGATTTTATTTCTTTTCTTCCTCTTGCTAGCACGCAGATGAAAGAAGCGTGTGTTCCGATCTCCCTCGGCTAACCAGCGAATACGGGATCTTTGACGCCACATTGTCTCTTCCCTATGCTGTAGCTCCACCAAACGTTCCACTATCTTAATCTCTTCATAAGATGGTCCAATACGGTCGGGAAGTCTTCGCAGGTCCTCCAGATCGCGCTTTAATTTCTTGATCTCCCTTCCGACGTGTCCGAAGGTATCCTTTCCCCACTTCGTCAAGGATCTCGAGAGACTCTGCAGCTTTCGTTCAAGGCCATGCATAGACATGCATTGCTCAGATTGCCACGCAGACTCCATCAGTGATCCAAAATCCTGGTGAGACTCCCACATAGCCTCATACCGAAACACCTTCTGCTGCTGTTGGTTTGCCACTTGTTGTTGCTCATGCCTCAGCAGGATTGGGGAATGGTCCGAGGTTGATGCCGTGAGGTGTTGGAGAGTAGCAAGCGGGAAACGTGCGCTCCAATCAACTGAGGCCAAGGCCCTATCAAGGC
It includes:
- the LOC139839048 gene encoding uncharacterized protein, with translation MGVNPRSSAQIQAFRDTVDICGLMDLGFVGNAWTFERKVAGGMYCRVRLDRALASVDWSARFPLATLQHLTASTSDHSPILLRHEQQQVANQQQQKVFRYEAMWESHQDFGSLMESAWQSEQCMSMHGLERKLQSLSRSLTKWGKDTFGHVGREIKKLKRDLEDLRRLPDRIGPSYEEIKIVERLVELQHREETMWRQRSRIRWLAEGDRNTRFFHLRASKRKKRNKIEQLTRTDGSVTEDHDEMCLLTRDFYRVLYATEGTSGMDEVLDSVEVSVTREMNEKLIAPFGEAEVKTALFQMYPMKAPGPDGFPAHFFQKHWDLCGVEVTNVVLRILRGEDTPDGINKTFVVLIPKVASPTELGQFRPISLCNVIYKIASKVLANRLKVILPEIISEEQSAFVPGRQITDNIITAYECLHFMKRNGAKRNQHCALKLDMRKAYDRVEWPYLRAIMLRMGFHIRWVDLIMKLVSSVSFSVLFNGTPLDEFRPTRGLRQGDPISPYLFLLAAEGLSGLLKKSRQSASLQGIKVATTAPAVNHLLFADDSLLFVKACEEGAREVSDLLDKYCNASGQRVNLDKSSVFFSKGCPENLRQIIKVTLQVPNETLNEKYLKMPSDIGKSKNGAFKHIKDRVWKHVQGWLEKLLASGGKDVLIKSVAQAIPTFSMSCFRLPRGLCQSINAMLRGFWWGSKDGKRKTTWVSWETMCTPKFAGGLGFRDIELFNLAMLAKQAWRILQNPDTLSSRVLKAVYFPATNFLEATLGSSPSQIWRAIVEGRDVMAQGLIKRIGTGETTNAWNDNWLPRDFMLRPLACLKGDPPMLVSSFIDASSATWRRDLLEEYFLPMDCDIIRAIPLSTRRLADCWSWHYEKTGVLSVRSVYRMLVQTKKRREDWLESRPAVSNSAKEGKLWQQLWKIQVPSKLRIFLWRLAHQSLPTGDVRHHRHMADTNACSICGEADSWRHSLLSCTMARCVWALMDESVTEHMCRSEEPSAKQWIFLMMESLSKEDFARISVTLWAIWHAKRKVIFDDEFQSPLSTFAFIESYLRDLSISGAVRTKEKAEGIFLGATTLTVDGISDPTIMEALACREALALAADLNLQKLVVATDCLSVVKSMEQPFSGTYDISFVGRVASQQGTDAHPLVTHSGPERDAEIQLAQARHSLAGPPPRP